AAGTGGTGATCCAAGTAAATCGGAATCCATATATGCCGATCCTCGTAGAGCTCTGCATACCAAACCGAACTTATAAGGTGTGGTTAACTGAAAAAAGTGCATGCTTTTgggaaaaataaatatgagcataaaaataattcaaattgaaatctcaattacctgaaagccacttgttgtctcCGAAACCATACTTTGTGAGGAAATCGTTCCAATTTCTGTCAAATGCGTCTTTTGTGTAcgagttccaaacaacatggCTCATCTCTTGTTCAATATCAATGTGTCCCTTGTAGCTATTTAGTTTGCTTgggatcttcttcatgatgtgccagATACACCAgcggtgaattgttgttggcatgCATAGCTCAATTGCCCTTTGAATCGATGCGCATTAATCGGTAAGAATACCTTTTGGTGCCTTCCCTCCCATGCAACGTAGCCAACACTCAAATAGTcatttgaatgattgaatgTCCTCATTTTTCATTAGCATGCATCCAAGAAGTGTCGACTGGCCGTGGTGATTCACGCCAACAAAAGAACCTAAAACCAAATTGTACCTCCATAAATAACAACCACAAGTTGATGAACCGAAATATATACACTAACTgaacataaaaaaatgtttgaatGAACCGAATACCTGTTTGTGTTATAGGTGGTGTCAAATAAAACCACATCTCCGAAATAATCAAATGCAGCCCTGCTTGTTGCATTAACCCAGAATGCATGTTTAATGCAGTGATCACCTTCAAGGTTGAGCTCAAGAAAGAAATTTtggttcttctctttcattctaaCTAGGTACTTCCCAAATTCTTTGGCATCGTCTTCTTTAGAAATATTCCGTACTTTTCTTGTGATGTAATTCCTTACGTCTTTTTCTATAAAACTTAGTTCACAGTGGCTGCCAATTACTGCCACAAATAATTGGTAAGTTTTGCTCGGTCTGATTCTGGCTTCCTCGTGAGTTTCAATGGTGCGACGCACGAACATGCTAAGCTTCCTGTATTGTTTGAGCATCTCAGCCTGGTCTGGACAACAAGGATATGAGTGATTCAAAACAACTTTGGAAATTGTCCAAAGACCAACATCCTTCATTATGTGTACGTAAATTCTGGCCAGACAATTTAACCCAGCTGAAGGGTTTGTCTTCAAAGTCGGAGATATCTTTGATTTTCACCTCTCCTCTCTAGAGCATACAAttagttgattcttaatcttgTCACCGTCCCTAGTCGTGTTCCTGATTTTGGTAGAAAAACAGTAAGTTTGGAATAATGTTTGTAGAACTTTCCAGCTTCTTCTAGTGTCTTGAAAATCATTCCCACCTTTGGGACAAATTTTTCATCCACAACACAGCTGGTCTGTATGGTGAACCGAAATCTTAATTATGATGAATCGAAATCTTAATTACAGTGAAACAATTATATGTGCTTAGGGaagaaaacaaaacatattGGTCTAATTTTTGTTAGACTCCTCTCTGCGGACCGAACCGAAAACATGAACGTGATGAACCACCTCTTTATTACTTACCGATCCAAAAAGTTACTTACATTTACTCAGAGTTACTCACAGTTACTGACACTCACAATTACTCACAAttacatattatcaattcaTTTGAATGCAATTCAGATGTAGATCACCTCAGTCCATTCAATtcacttcaaataaaattagaaatttcatTCCATTAAATTCGATTCAGAATTCAATAATCCAAACCTCAACAAATTGATGCATTTCAGAAGAATCATCAAAATCGcactcattcaactgatttgaagttgattcattcattgtttcaattcaaaagtgcagatcgaagaagaaaacgaagaagaagatgaacgaTGAAGCTAATTGCATTGAATCAATCCAGATCCATAATGAGAGAAGAAAAATGCGAAAGAGGAGAACAACAAATTTAattaggttgaagaagaagaagaagaaaaaaaacgcAAAAGAGGTTTACGTTGTATGAAAAGGTTTACGTTGAGAAACGTTGATAACGCAAAATAAAGATTCGTTATATAAGTTATAAGAGGCGCGTGTAAAACAAACGGGGGTGTGGGGCATGGAGTGAAAGTTGCTTGGATACTATCCATGtaatttttacataaatagCTTTTCTGTTATAAAAATTGTATATGTTTGTTTGTTGCACATAGTAAGAAAGAAATAGTAGCCACTTCTAATAgtaatttattttgtaaatgCGATTTAGtgaaactttttttaaatatgattaaGGAGATTAATGATGTAACTAtgagtaatttttattattcttttagaaaattatttatttgtatatatttaaaaaacaatgatacatctttttatttatgatatttaaaagacaataaaaaagaataaattcaaaaaattttattgttaacataaataatatggtgaaaactcaggtgcagtcgactttacgtgaagttgatagttaaaagccgttagatgaaaatttagtcaaatcagtcaaatcatctaacggctctcagttattaacttcacgtaaagtcgactgcacttgagtttccaccaaataatatattaaaattctgAAATACAAttggaataatttttttattaaaaaataaattaaatacattaatatattataatttatatataatatagataaagatattaatataattttatttggttataatttttttttatttaaacaaaaaaattactcttattttttttatctattttcttttcatccaaacaacataaaaaaaatcaacttttaacttttaactaTTTGAGAGTCACTCTCTCAGTCCCTCCCTGGTCCCTAAACCCTATTCTCAGAAAtctccattctcctccataGCACCTCCCTCCCTCCATCGGTAGAGTCGTAGACCGTAGCGCGTCCCTCCGTCCACCTCCATCCGCGATGCCGTTCTCCTGCCCCGCCATCCTTCTCACGCAATCCGCGGCAGTGGCGCGTTCCTCGGCGCCAAGTCGCGAGTCCCTACCGTGGCGCTCTTCTCCATCAAAGAAGCAGCAGCAGTTCTATCACTATCAACAGGAATGGAAGAAGAGAGTGAATCGGTAAGAGTAAAGGACATCATTCTGAAGCGGAAGATCGGAAATGGGTCGTTCTCGGTGGTGTGGAGGGCGGAGCACAGAGGCACCGGCGAAGAGGTGGCAGTGAAACAGGTGTTCCTCTCCAAACTCAACCTTCGCCTTAAGTCATCGTTCCACTGCGAGCTCAATTTCTTGTCCTCCGTCAACCACCCCAACATCGTTCGCCTCCTTGATTTCTTCCAGGttcttgttttttaattttggttccCTCTTATTTGAAtgccttttttcttattttttaaattaaagtgaAATATTTTGAGAAAATCAATTCTTTGTTGCATAATTGAAGgatcattttattattgttatttaaacTTTCGCGATTTCTTATTTCTACTTTAGTATGATGGATGTGCGTACTTGGTGATGGAGTTCTGTGCTTGAGGGAACCTTGCAGTTAGAACACCCCATCATGACTCAAAATCTAATGAACAAGAGATCAAGTAAGTCACTTTAGTaataattagtaataatatcttCTAAATTCTCCCTCTTTTAAATCCTTCTAGATACTAGTACATATTTCTTTTCATGTAGCTCAACTCAAAGAATGGCATATACTGAACCTTACTCGAATCGTAAGCTGTGCCCTCTTTCCAAGATTCAGGtatgtttgtatgttttttcttcttttttttctttttgataattGAATAAGGCTCAATTATTGAGAAGGTAGGTGCCTAAAACTATGACGATCATTTTGGAATTTCGACCAACCCAAATGGAAAGTTCCTTGTGTTTTTATCTGCGAGAAGTACTGTGGATTCAGGAGTGCACGATGCTACAAACTCACTACATAGAATTGATTGGCCAACCGATGGAAAACTCACTACAAACTGCATCATGTTGAGTGTATAAGGTATATATTTATCTGCGAtggttttattatttctttcaaATTGAAGCTCAACCTTGTATGCACAATAGTGATGAACAATGATGCATTTCAACATTTTAATAATGAGACAtctttttttatgttcttttcaGGTTGATATGGTTGTTGTTATTGATGGGAGCAGAATTTTGGGACTTGGAGATTGGAGTTCATGGAAATGGCAATCCATTGGGAAGCTTGATCTGTATGTTGCAGCTGCTGGGATAAATCCTAAACGGTATATGTGCAACATTTTccatttattatttctttcaaACTGTTCAAATATTGATAAATTAATAGCTCTAAGATGTCTGTAAAATATCCAAGTTTTGGTTTAAATGTTATGATGAATAATACTTAAAAAGCATTTTTTGATCGAAGTTGCTTTTCATCACAGAGTTCGCGCCCTGGGATGATTCTGTCGCCATGAATGGCATTGTTGCTGGTCTAAAAGGATTCAGAGATGATGAGTGAAGCCATTTTCTGCTGGTTTGAATTCAGCTGAGACTCAGGTTTGTTtgtagataaaaataattttattctttttcttgttaatGTAGGAATATATACAAGTAACTCAGCAAGGTAGTGAACTTAAATCTAATGCCATTGACATAAATACATGATTTTATTGCATTGATCTTTGATTAGAACGAAAGTAGAGGATTttcttctctctatttttcatacaaacagTTTTTGACTAATGAAATTTCTTAGGATCCTCTATTCGTTGTATGTCTGATTGCgaatcaaaataatttaactaacAAAGTAAGCAATAAGTTCTTTTTCTAGCTAGGCTTATTTTCGCTGGCTCCGTTCATTCTTTGACTCAATGTTTCGGCAATAATAATTAGAACTAGATATTTAGCATTAGAAGAGGGATATAGAGCTagtggtaattttttttttgtttgatagtAGTTGTTATTGTCtattactaatatatatatcaaaagctaattaaaaaaacaatGATGGCTGTGAAAGATTTGGAGAATATATTATTAAGATTTCATTCCTATGAAAATATGTTGAGGTATCTGATTTGTTTGATAAACTGAATTTGGCAGATTACAAAAATTTAGGCTAGAGTGGTTATCCTTGTTTGATAGTCATTGATACTGGTTTCAGCAGgctcatttcttttcttttcttttcttatcttttcttatcttttcttttctttgctttatATGAAGTTTGGTTGTTGCTTTGGTACCAAGGTTGTCTTGCCATGTAATGTACTCTCTTGCTGCTAATCTTCATTCCTTGAGTCATGGAAATTGATGGATTATTGCTGCTATATAGGCCATGTAAATGCAGTGCCAGTGAGGGAGATCCATCAAGCAGTGCTGCACAGGCAAGCATTTCCTTTTGCTTTGTAACTTAATCCTTGAGATTCTATTGTCCCTGGATACCTTTTTTGGGTGGCTGGAGCATAACcctttatttattgaattgaaCAGACAATAGGCTTGATAGCGGCAGGGAAGGAATTGCACGGACTTAAAGCTCTgaatctaaataaattattgaGGGATTCTGAAAATTTTACTATCCAATACTATACCAAAAATTGATTATTGCTTAAGATTGTCTCATAGTCTGCTTCATCATGCTCTTTTATATCTTGTTTTATCATACTGTTTTTCCTAATGGATTATTTTAATCATTTGAAGATTGTAACATTAGTTCGTAATTTTGTATCCCCAATATGACTACAGATTTTTCTAAATGATGTAAAATTGTTTGACCTGCTGCTTGACTTTGTTTTCAAATATTGTTTTTGGTGGTTGCAAACAGGTTTTGCTATGTTCTgttcatttaatttgataaggatataccaggatttttttttaatttgataaagatATACCCACGTTTAAAAAGTGTGGCCGTATCTCTCGCTATTGCTACGCTTTGAAAGTGTGGTCATATCTCTCATGACTACGTTTTTAAGTGTGGtaattttaaaagtgtggcAAAAAATAAAGCGTAGCAATAAAATAATCGACATGTTTGCAGATGTGACATTTTTAAAAGAGTGCCATTAGCTCAAAAAGCGTGACAATATTTTCACCATGCTTTTTTCAGTTTTCTGCCATGCATTCAGAAatgttttcttgtagtgaatttAAAAGGAGAGTAATTTGTCTTagagtaatattttttaaaacctaATCGTCttgtattaaaatttgttagCAAATTATTTGttcaatacatatattaaaaatttaattgaaagtAATTGATAGACTAATTTATTTGACAAGAATAATTTTGGAAGATTTTTAGAGAATAAAAATGTCAAAAACCAAAATATTCAACCCAAAAATTTGTAGAACCAATTTAGGGatttattcttaaatttaaattaatagtgAGAAATTAACCAAAAGTATTATGtgctcaaaaaaaattatttttatgtatttgtgtataaattatattatttaatttattttaatatgtattttatattttaatatatatattttatatgaaattattaATAACTGATTTAATGGTTGATTTTTTGTTAACACCAAACATGATCAtaaattaacacaaaaaatgaAACACTTGTCAAGTGTGAAGATGAATTTCCATTTAAATATCCTCACATTCACATTCACATTCACATGGTCAGCAAACCGAACCCACAAAAAATAGATTAGAGAAAGAAAATTGCACCagaaagttaaataaataaataaaaattttaaaaagatcaaaTTGGAAACCACAAccttaaattaataaaaaaaatatttgggaAACAAAAAGTAATCAATCTCCCCACTTCACAACATCTACACTGGCAGCAAAAGACAATAACTTCTTGAATATCCTAAACAAAGCAGCACACGAAATTTGCTTCAGTCTCCTCCAAACCAGACACTTGTTCCTCCTACCATGGTGTCTACCAATAATCCTCTTTCTGCAGTTGTTCCTCCAACCACCATGGTTGCCACGTGTTACTCTCTCCTTCACCCTCCTAAAACACCTTTTTGTCTTTTGAGGGACACTCTCCTTCCTTGAAAACTGGTAGCTCCTAAGGTACATCTGCCTACATGAGATGCTATCCACCACCTTCGGGTGATCCTGACCGTACACGTGGCATCTCCTCCTACCCTCGTGGCTCAACGACCTAACAAACTCTACATCTGATTCCGGCCACTTATACAGGTTCGTATAGTTGGCACGAATGTGAGAATCACGTGTGTCATTGATACAGTTAGATATGCAGATCGAATTCATTCTTACAACTGCTTGTGTAGTTGTGTTGTTCTtctaatgaattttttttattttcttttgttcttattttctgtaTGGGGTATGTGATGAAATTTGGAAGAGAATGGAAATGAAAGGATTTGTCCTTGGATTGAAAGAGAATCAATTAAGGTTGTGGGAATAAAGGGTGGTTGaatggattttattttttatagtgtgGGATTTTTGTCACGTTATGATatgatgatgtatgatgatttGCACCTTAGAATTTCTGCTATACTATATATCTTTGGTAAAGTAAggtttgttaaatttaattgaatgtGTGAGAGTTTATGCTGCATGTTAGGCAAAAGTTAGATAGCCTAAAATAAATGCGGCCGTGTTatgcatattaaaatatatattggtgTTTATAAGGGACCGGGATGGAGGCTAATGTGGAAATTGGaaaggtaattttcttttgcaaattattatttaacattATCCAGGCTTGTCTCTtgtctatatcaaactcttggtTTTTTTCCCCATTCTCTATACTTCTTTACTTGTCATTTAGAACATGTAATTGTTAGAAACATGAGTTTATGTGTAATCTAAAAATAGTATTACTAAATAACTCTTAATTAACTAATGAagctgaaaataataaaatatttttaaatgtttttataGACTAAGTATAAGTAGTAATAATTCtttggataaagaaaaagaatgacagatatattgtgaaaaaaaagtcaagataaaataataagaaacaaAGAAGTAATTCATCCAAAATGTTAATTTAAGAAGTTtgttaacaaatattttaaaacttcACATGaggaaataaaagtaaaaatttaaaaaaaaattatgcgtAAAATGTATTAAACTATGAATAAAGTACTAAATTAAACCACATAAATTATAGCATtgacaaatttaataaaaaaaattaaactaagatagatattaataaagaaaactacttaaatcttaaaaaattattaaaaaattttaaactatttattcaatctcttttttttttttcaatttctaaGTCTTACCTTATCTTATTCCCAATTTCCAATACTCTTTATCCTTACTCACAGTCTCCCAATCCCTTCTCCTTCCCTATTCTCGGGTGGTGTTGATGTTGAGAGAAGATTGGTGGCACTGTAAGTGAACATGTGGAAGTATCTTCAAGTTATGGACAATATTGATCATGAAGTTGTTTGTTGTTAGTCAACTTTCAAATGTAACCAAGGTTTTGAGAACTGAATTGATCATCTAATTACTAATTTATTGATAGGAAAAATATAGGTAACCaataaaattattgaataatGTCAATAATAcgattaaaaaagtaaattaatattaaatttaattagtggtattaataattaagatataataataatcaaatttaaaattcaaaaaaataagaattttcaCATTGACTCTCCAACTAGCTTATCTTCTCTCGCTGCACACTCCCCCAGCCGAACTCAAGCCATCGACGCACCTCCGCAGCCGTCGCCACTACCTTCTACCCCATCCGCCAAACAGTCAGTCGTCTCCTAAATTTGGTTTTTCTTCCCACTGCCGATTCAGTAGAACCGTGCAGTCCATCGAAGCCCAATGTGGTCATCGTCACCCCCGCATCGTCTTCGGCTGATCCGACCAAAATACAAGGGAGAGTTGTGGTTGCCGTTTCAAGATTACATAACCTCTTATAGCGCTTTTAATGGAGTCCCATTTTGGTGAACCGGTTTCTCATTCCCCAGCATCCTTCACCAATGGCAATACCATCCATTCAAGTGACAATCTTCTCAATTTTTGGGATGTTGAAGGTAAAAAGTCTAATAAGGTACGTAATGTATATTGGTAGTATAAGACGTAtgtttattttcatataaataaGATGGCTAATCTAAGCCCAACATTCTTAAAAATTGATGGTATtcattccaaaaaaaattttttatggtgTTCTGGTTCTGCCATATAGGAATTAGTTCAAGGGTGATAATTGataaatcatatatcaatttctaaagaggatgaagatgagccatttatttttttgattcgATAAATTATTATGTTACCTTTTTAATATGTTATACTGAACTTGATTCATTATAGGTTTATTGTTAAAATCTAAACATTGCTCATGGTTGTTATTAGATTGTTTTGAATTCTATTCCTATGCTCCCATGCCATGCATGCACAAACAAAAAACTGGCTACATATgtaaggaaaaggaaaagggtACAGAAGCTAATAATGAGTTTTTTGACTTTtcaaagcacaaaaaaaattggtttaggTTGTGTAGGTGTGTTTTATAGGTGGCGAACCCATGCGTgctatataattaattaattaatataagacTAACTAGTTTTGTGAGAATTTTGTATGAGTATACTTCTCATTATTATGATTTCTGTTAAGTCttgtataataataaaattttaatgatatGCTTTGAAAAAGTgtgaattaaatatttttagatgaCTCTGTTTAATAGTACCATATCTAAttagtttgtttgtttttgtttggtTGTGTATATTTGATTGTAGGCAATAGACTGTACGAACATTAATGAGTTTGGAAGTGATGACACGAATCTTGTTGATGAGGTTTGGACATTAgtatattgatatttttttaacctCATGTTTTGAATCAACCATTAATCCTCATGTTCATCGAATGATGTTTGTATTGAACTGATTCCAGTTACTAGATCATAGTTGCCTTGCCGAAGATGAAATACCAAGAGTTGAAATGCAGTTTAATCATTTGAAGCTGGCCCAAGATTTTTATGCAACCTATGCAAAGAAAGTAGGTTTTGTAAGTAAGATAAGGAACACAAATTATGACAGGATGACTAAGGAACCGATTAACCAATCTATTCATTGTAATCGGGAGGGTTTCCGTGGATCTTGTGTCAAAGCACCCACACGGAAGAACATGGTTGCAGCTGTGGAGTGCAGAGCAAGGGTATATGCAAATTTTGACAGGGAGAAGCAGGATTGGGTTTTGCTGAAGGTTGAGTTGAGGCACTCGCACCCATGTTCAACTAGAAAGGCGGTGCATTACCACGAGAATAAAGAGTTGACCATGCACGGAAAATGCATGATTGAGAGGTTAATGATGAGGCGGGCATTCGACCCGACAAGATATTTCTAGCATTGGCTAACGAGATTGGTGGGCCGTCGAACCGAGACTTCTCCGAGAAGGATGTCAGGAACTACATCTCATCAAGACTCCGATTCACTAATGTCAACGTCGATGTCAAGGAGATGCTGGATCACTTCATGCGAATGAAGGAGATGAATCCGAACTTCTTCTATGTAGTAAATGTGGACGATGATTACAAATTTAGGAGTGCGGTGTGGGTGGATGCACGGTGCAGGGCTTCTTATGAATACTATGGAGACGTGGTGTCATTTGATACCACATACAGTACgaatcaataaaatatatttatgttgACGTTGTTTACTTTTTGTGGTATTTTGTATTAGTTGGATGTTAATAAATGTGGTTGTTTTTACTTTAGGCATGGTTTGCCGTTCGCCACTTTCGTTGGTGTGAACCACCATGGTAAGTCTACTTTGTTAGGCTGTGCTTTGCTAGGCAGTGAGGAGATCCCTAGTTTCGAGTAGGTGTTCATGCAATGGCTGAAGTGCATGGGAACTGCACCGCATGGTATCATCACAAACAAGTGCAGGTCCATGTTTGGTGTAATTAGGAAGGTCCTACCCATACATGCCACCGTTGGTGCATATATCATATAACGAAAAAGATACCGTATAAGCTCGGTGGTTATGATAGGTTCCTACATCACAACAAATGGCTATCAGGTTCGTGTCTTTTAAGTCAAATCATGTATTGTCATTGCTTAGATGTTGTACTGATCTTGTATTTTGTTCTGAAAATCCGTTCCTAATGCGGGTTTCTGTTGTTGGGTGGTTTGTTTTGTGTAGACCTATTTGATGATCGACGCATGTGGGTGCCGATATTTTTCAAGGGTCAATTTTGGGCTTCTATGAAGAGTACGCAAAGGAGTGAGAGTATGCACTGATTCTTTGGTGGATACTTACATTGCAAGACTAGCTTGGTTCAGTTCGTCCAAGAGTACGACAATGTGCTTGAAAACAAGGAGCAGAAGGAACTAGAGGACGATGCTGCAGACTCGAAAGGATTAATCCCATGTGCAACTAGCTCAGCCGTCGAGCGACAATTTCAACAAGATTACACCAACGACATGTTTAGGAATGTCCAAACAGATTTTGGCATGAAGGCTGATTGCAATATTCGTGCTGTTAATGAACAAGGTGACTCGGCCTGGGTAAAAGTGGAACAAGAAATACTAGCCTATGAGAAGACCCGGTATGTTACGTACAACGTCCATTTCGACCGTTTGACTCACGAGGTTTGATGTGAGGGCAACTTGTTCGAGAGTGCAAGTGTGTTGTGTTGCCACTGTCTTGTAGTGCTTTCATCTTACAAAGTGAATAAAGtgccttcatgctatgttcttcgtCGTTGGAGCAAGAAAATAAAGCGCAAGCACACCTATATTAAGAGTAGCCACAATGTGAGACGTTCAGATGAGAGCCATAACTTATTCAGAGGATTGTGTGCACATTTCTACAATGTTGCACAGGAATTTGTGAATGGAGACGATGAAGCAGCCATGTTGCATGCTGCTCTAGATGATGCAAGGGTCAAGCTAGTTGATTACCGTGCCAAGATGCGGAATAAGGCTGTCGCTGATGCACACACTAGCATCGCCACAGAGATTTTTCCTGTGGTGGCCACAGGGGACATTCAATGCCCATCAAAGGTAACTACGAAGGGTCGGCCAAAAGGTAAAAGACTCAGATATGAGATGGAAAAGTCAATCAAGCAATCCATGCAGAGAAAGCGGAAGAATTCAGACCAGATAAGTATCGTAATTAATTTAAAGCTTCACATTTAGTTCATAGTTGATTAATAAGTGACTTTTTTTTCGTTTGAGTTTGTTTCTTTCAGGATAATCGTGTAGAATCCTGCGAAAATATAGATTTGGATGCTCCCGCTCGACAGATTGGTCTGCAAGGAGTTGGTGGATTCATGTCCCTATTAAACTCTTTCGGCAATACCTAGACTATTTTGGATAGTGAATCTGTTATGTTACATTAGAGCTCCTTTTTTGTTAGTTGTTCCAACTCAATATTTATGTTTGATGGTTATTTTGTTGTGCAAGTTGTTTGATGGTCAAATGTATATGAAACTGGTATTCTGAGTTTGGCTTGTTGTTCTAACTCTTTTGGCTTGTTGTTAACCTGGATGTTTGATTTAATAGGATAGcggatgtttatttttattgttaccCAGAAGGTTATTCTAAATAGTATCGGTTTATTGTGTGCGATTAGTTAGAAGTATTTTATTGTGAATGTTCGATTTAGTAAGATAGTAGATGGTTATTTCTTCTTGTACCCAGATGGTTATTTAGAATAGGCAAGGCTTCAATTACAAGTATTTTAACTCGGATGTTCGTTTCTGTGGGCTAGcatatgtttatttatgttggTACCCAGATGGTAATTTTGAATAGTATAGTTGTGTGATCAGTTAGAAGTATTTTAATGTGGATGTTCGATTCAGTAGGATAGTGGATGGTTTTGTAACATTAGAAATTGGCTTGTAGATTATTCCGAAAGTAACCATATCAAACAACTTAAacaatattcataaaaaatcaaacatagGCCACCGTTAAATTGAATGAGTATTCACATCTGACATAATGGTTGGTTACCTAACTGAAGCAAAAATTAGATCTTAAGACTTGAACAAATTTCACTTTCTTGGTAAAAATTTCAACCATCCATTCCATAGTGAAGTAACCATCCCATTTAAATTGCATAACCAACTCACACTTCTAGGAAACAAATTCATCAAAAAAACGTGCTTAAAACCAATTCGTGGCTTCCTAATACCCAGGAACAGCACATATTATTCAGTCAACCGTTAAAAAACAAGACGACAAAAAAAGGGCTATTCAACAACATTAACATGTCACTATGTTTATTCACACTTATGAAAGTCAAACAAATTTATCAATAACCACAAGCAACACAACGGTTCGAAAGAAATAATCAACTAAACACTTTTGTGAATATCTAAGCAGTAAAGACAGAGATAGCCTTTCATTGACCAAATAAGGCTACTAACATGGAGACGAGACGCCAGCAAGACTG
This sequence is a window from Arachis duranensis cultivar V14167 chromosome 2, aradu.V14167.gnm2.J7QH, whole genome shotgun sequence. Protein-coding genes within it:
- the LOC107474174 gene encoding protein FAR1-RELATED SEQUENCE 5-like, whose protein sequence is MKDVGLWTISKVVLNHSYPCCPDQAEMLKQYRKLSMFVRRTIETHEEARIRPSKTYQLFVAVIGSHCELSFIEKDVRNYITRKVRNISKEDDAKEFGKYLVRMKEKNQNFFLELNLEGDHCIKHAFWVNATSRAAFDYFGDVVLFDTTYNTNRAIELCMPTTIHRWCIWHIMKKIPSKLNSYKGHIDIEQEMSHVVWNSYTKDAFDRNWNDFLTKYGFGDNKWLSELYEDRHIWIPIYLDHHFWAGMRSTQRSKSIHSFFNKFITRNSSLRQFVKQYDNCLASREQAEREFDAVDFHTVIPCATKSALEWHNICEFASESEELTKTLHRAFDKVMVEMEEYQERRKGKSLLTHEEATLSTVNDLQSPPRVKTRGRPKNRLGSNLEKRSQMP
- the LOC107474173 gene encoding uncharacterized protein LOC107474173, whose amino-acid sequence is MNSICISNCINDTRDSHIRANYTNLYKWPESDVEFVRSLSHEGRRRCHVYGQDHPKVVDSISCRQMYLRSYQFSRKESVPQKTKRCFRRVKERVTRGNHGGWRNNCRKRIIGRHHGRRNKCLVWRRLKQISCAALFRIFKKLLSFAASVDVVKWGD